From a region of the Methanomassiliicoccus sp. genome:
- a CDS encoding GNAT family N-acetyltransferase: protein MPIRPLVPSDLPEVLAVQRSAYPEVLLESSASFDRKIKLWGRGALGGFDDDVLAAYLFCHPWALGEVAPLDARNMVLPERPDCLYVHDLAVYADHRGKGWGDRLVREALAIAQEQDLGACALVAVQRSRPFWERHGFLVQRDLQYAAGIDAHYMVRRASTGDGRNKGEDQRPSSGTG, encoded by the coding sequence ATGCCAATACGTCCTCTCGTCCCTTCCGACCTGCCCGAGGTGCTCGCGGTGCAGCGCTCCGCCTATCCTGAGGTCTTGCTTGAGTCATCGGCATCCTTTGACCGGAAGATCAAGCTATGGGGACGAGGGGCGTTGGGGGGTTTCGACGATGATGTGCTGGCAGCATACCTATTCTGCCACCCCTGGGCCCTCGGCGAGGTGGCGCCGCTGGACGCCCGGAACATGGTGCTGCCCGAGCGCCCCGACTGTCTTTATGTCCACGATCTAGCGGTGTACGCCGACCACCGCGGCAAGGGATGGGGGGACCGCCTGGTTCGGGAGGCCCTAGCCATCGCTCAGGAGCAGGACCTGGGGGCATGCGCGCTGGTAGCGGTGCAGCGGTCCCGGCCGTTCTGGGAAAGGCACGGATTCCTGGTGCAGAGGGATCTCCAGTACGCGGCGGGGATCGACGCCCACTACATGGTCAGGCGGGCCAGCACGGGCGATGGACGCAATAAGGGCGAAGACCAGCGCCCTTCCAGCGGGACGGGATGA
- a CDS encoding aldo/keto reductase, producing MKGPRDQDEVEGQGTVPRRPLGRTGVEVSAIGLGGYHIGIPDLPEKESVRIIRTAIDSGIDFLDNSWDYNQGESERRMGVALEDGYRDRAFLMTKIDGRDRRTARRQLDESMDRLRTDIVDLLQFHEIIRHDDPDRVLAAGGALEAALEARDDGLVRFIGFTGHKSPDMHNHMLDLADDLGFRFDTLQMPLNLLDAHFDSFERQVLPRAVEKGMGVLGMKPLGAGMVLESGDVSPTECIHYAMSLPTSVVITGCDSVDILKQAIAAGRTFRQFDEEELDGLRARTARVAAGGSLETYKTGDRHDSTVKNPQWLGSVRETTVRR from the coding sequence ATGAAGGGACCAAGAGATCAGGATGAGGTCGAGGGGCAAGGCACCGTCCCCCGTCGCCCCCTCGGCCGCACGGGCGTCGAGGTCTCGGCCATCGGCCTGGGAGGTTACCACATCGGCATTCCCGATCTGCCGGAGAAGGAGAGCGTGCGCATCATCCGCACCGCCATCGACAGCGGCATCGACTTCCTGGACAACAGCTGGGACTACAACCAGGGGGAGAGCGAGAGGCGAATGGGCGTGGCTCTCGAGGACGGCTACCGGGACCGGGCCTTCCTCATGACCAAGATCGACGGCCGCGACCGACGGACCGCAAGACGGCAACTCGACGAGTCCATGGATCGACTGCGCACCGACATCGTAGACCTCTTGCAGTTCCACGAGATCATCCGCCACGACGACCCTGACCGCGTGCTCGCTGCCGGAGGCGCGTTGGAGGCGGCACTGGAGGCTCGTGACGACGGCCTGGTCCGCTTCATCGGCTTCACCGGACACAAGAGCCCAGACATGCACAACCATATGCTGGACCTGGCGGACGACCTGGGGTTCCGGTTCGATACTCTGCAGATGCCGCTCAACCTGCTCGACGCGCACTTCGACAGCTTCGAACGACAGGTCCTGCCCCGGGCGGTGGAGAAGGGGATGGGGGTCCTGGGCATGAAGCCACTGGGCGCCGGAATGGTCCTGGAGAGCGGTGACGTCTCTCCGACCGAGTGTATACACTACGCCATGAGCTTGCCTACGAGCGTGGTGATCACCGGCTGCGACTCCGTGGACATTCTGAAGCAGGCGATCGCCGCCGGACGCACGTTCCGGCAGTTCGACGAGGAGGAGCTGGACGGCCTTCGCGCCCGCACCGCCCGCGTGGCCGCGGGGGGTTCGCTCGAGACCTACAAGACCGGCGATCGGCACGACAGCACGGTGAAGAACCCGCAATGGCTGGGGTCGGTGAGAGAGACCACGGTCAGGAGGTGA
- a CDS encoding helix-turn-helix domain-containing protein, translated as MREQLREKIAGEITLSADAGKTIRKWREEFGISQQELARHLDISPSVISDYESGRRRSPGIAIIRRMVDGLIDLDEASGSNVLKRYDLGEKHDCIISINEFRTSISAQDLMDLIEAEPLNQGISLDRHIHGYTVIDSIKAITSLSSFDYLKIYGWSSERALIFSGVKFGRSPMIAIRAHPLKPSIVGYHRPEHVDQLAIKLATLENIPLIKIDMPIATMVERLKKLT; from the coding sequence ATGAGGGAGCAGCTGCGCGAAAAGATCGCCGGGGAGATCACCCTCTCCGCCGACGCGGGCAAGACTATTCGGAAGTGGAGGGAGGAGTTCGGTATCTCCCAGCAGGAGCTGGCACGGCACCTTGACATCTCTCCGTCGGTCATCAGCGACTACGAGTCCGGACGGCGACGCTCTCCGGGCATCGCGATCATCCGCCGAATGGTGGACGGCCTGATCGACCTGGACGAGGCGTCCGGCTCCAATGTCCTGAAGAGGTATGACCTGGGGGAGAAGCATGACTGCATCATCAGCATCAACGAGTTCCGCACCAGCATCTCGGCGCAGGACCTCATGGACCTCATCGAGGCGGAGCCCCTGAACCAGGGGATATCCCTCGACCGGCACATCCATGGCTACACGGTCATCGATTCCATCAAGGCCATCACCTCGTTGTCATCGTTCGATTACCTCAAGATCTACGGATGGTCGTCGGAACGCGCCCTCATCTTTTCTGGCGTCAAGTTCGGCCGCTCTCCCATGATCGCCATCCGGGCCCATCCGCTCAAGCCGAGCATCGTCGGCTACCACCGCCCGGAGCACGTGGACCAGCTGGCCATCAAACTGGCGACGCTGGAGAACATCCCGCTTATCAAGATCGACATGCCGATCGCCACCATGGTCGAACGGCTGAAGAAGCTCACCTAG
- a CDS encoding hydroxymethylglutaryl-CoA synthase, whose amino-acid sequence MDVGIVSYGAYLPRYRIAPQEIGRVWGTDGEAMSRNLLIFSKSVPSPDEDVITIAIEAARNMMRRCDVSAKDIGAIYVGSESHPYAVKPTGTVVAEAIEASPNLTVADYEFACKAGTAAIQTCMGLVGSGMVRYGVAIGADTSQGAPGDALEYSASAGGAAYLIGAEKVVARINRTCSFTTDTPDFWRREGQCYPSHGGRFTGEPAYFKHVMAAAKNLLDAMGTKPADYQHAIFHQPNGKFPVRVAKQLGFSEKQIETGLLTPFIGNTYSGAVPLGLASVLDVAKPGDRIFAVAYGSGAGSDAFDITVTDEILNLRRSAAPSVKDLVEKKKFLDYATYAKYRGKIRMKGGAE is encoded by the coding sequence ATGGATGTAGGTATAGTCAGCTATGGGGCCTACCTGCCCCGGTACAGGATAGCGCCACAGGAAATAGGCCGGGTATGGGGAACCGACGGGGAGGCCATGAGCCGCAACCTCCTGATCTTCTCCAAGTCCGTCCCCTCGCCGGACGAGGATGTCATAACCATCGCCATCGAGGCGGCCAGGAACATGATGCGCCGCTGCGATGTGAGCGCCAAGGACATAGGCGCGATCTACGTCGGCTCGGAGTCGCATCCCTATGCGGTCAAGCCCACCGGCACGGTGGTGGCTGAGGCCATCGAGGCGTCGCCCAACCTCACCGTCGCCGATTATGAATTCGCCTGCAAGGCCGGGACCGCGGCCATCCAGACGTGCATGGGACTGGTCGGTTCGGGCATGGTCCGTTATGGCGTGGCCATAGGCGCGGACACCTCCCAAGGCGCCCCGGGGGACGCGCTGGAGTACTCCGCGTCCGCCGGCGGGGCGGCATACCTGATCGGCGCCGAGAAGGTCGTGGCCCGCATCAACCGCACCTGCTCCTTCACCACCGATACTCCGGACTTCTGGAGGCGTGAAGGCCAGTGCTACCCGTCGCACGGCGGCCGGTTCACCGGCGAGCCGGCGTACTTCAAGCATGTGATGGCCGCTGCCAAGAACCTGCTGGACGCCATGGGGACGAAGCCCGCCGACTACCAGCATGCCATCTTCCACCAGCCCAATGGCAAGTTCCCGGTGCGGGTGGCCAAGCAGCTGGGTTTCTCCGAAAAGCAGATCGAGACTGGGCTGCTGACGCCGTTCATCGGCAACACCTACTCCGGCGCGGTGCCCCTGGGGCTGGCGTCTGTACTTGACGTTGCCAAACCGGGCGACCGCATCTTCGCCGTGGCCTACGGCTCGGGCGCGGGGTCAGACGCCTTTGACATCACGGTGACGGACGAGATATTGAACTTGAGACGGAGCGCCGCCCCGTCGGTCAAGGACCTGGTCGAGAAGAAGAAGTTCCTCGACTACGCGACCTACGCCAAATATCGCGGCAAGATCAGGATGAAGGGGGGAGCGGAATGA
- a CDS encoding thiolase domain-containing protein, giving the protein MREVAIIGIGDTKFGELWDMSFREIGIQAGLAAVADANLTGEEIDALYVGNMSAGKYIEQEHIGALIADYSGMARDHIPATRVEAAGASGGLAFRQGYMAVASGIHDIVVVGGAEKMTDVGDVLSTEIQATAADQQWETTFGATFPALHALIARRHMFEYGTTREQLGAVAVKNHKHGSLNPKAQFQKEIKLDTVIKSAPVAEPLGMFDCAPMSDGAAAVVLCPLEKAKKYTDTPVKILGSGQASDTLALAHRESITRFDATTLAARRAFKQAGITANDVQMAEVHDNFTISEILAIEDLGFFPKGAGGKATEDGQTALGAKLAVNTSGGLKARGDPMGATGIAQVVELVTQLRGEAGKRQVANATAGLAHNVGGTGATAVVNVLGRVN; this is encoded by the coding sequence ATGAGAGAGGTCGCCATCATCGGCATAGGGGACACCAAGTTCGGCGAACTGTGGGACATGTCGTTCCGCGAGATCGGTATCCAGGCCGGGCTGGCCGCGGTCGCCGACGCCAACCTGACGGGTGAGGAGATCGATGCGCTGTACGTCGGCAACATGTCCGCCGGGAAGTACATCGAGCAGGAGCACATCGGGGCGCTCATCGCCGACTACTCCGGTATGGCCAGGGACCACATCCCCGCCACTCGGGTGGAGGCCGCCGGAGCTTCCGGAGGATTGGCCTTCCGGCAGGGATATATGGCTGTGGCCTCGGGCATCCACGACATCGTCGTGGTCGGCGGGGCGGAGAAGATGACCGACGTCGGCGACGTTCTGTCGACCGAGATCCAGGCGACGGCGGCGGACCAGCAGTGGGAGACCACCTTCGGTGCGACCTTCCCGGCGCTCCACGCCCTGATCGCTCGGAGGCACATGTTCGAGTACGGGACCACCAGGGAGCAGCTGGGCGCGGTGGCGGTGAAGAACCACAAGCACGGTTCCCTGAACCCCAAGGCCCAGTTCCAGAAGGAGATCAAGCTGGACACAGTGATCAAGTCCGCCCCGGTGGCCGAGCCGCTGGGGATGTTCGACTGCGCCCCCATGTCCGACGGCGCGGCGGCGGTCGTGCTGTGCCCGCTGGAAAAGGCCAAGAAGTATACCGACACTCCGGTGAAGATCCTGGGCTCCGGCCAGGCCTCAGACACCCTGGCCCTTGCCCACCGGGAGAGCATAACCCGCTTCGACGCCACCACCCTGGCCGCCAGGCGGGCGTTCAAGCAGGCTGGGATAACGGCCAACGACGTGCAAATGGCCGAGGTGCATGACAACTTCACCATCTCCGAGATCCTGGCCATCGAGGACCTGGGGTTCTTTCCCAAGGGTGCCGGGGGAAAGGCGACCGAGGACGGACAGACTGCCCTGGGCGCCAAGCTGGCGGTCAACACCTCCGGCGGGCTGAAGGCGCGCGGCGACCCCATGGGGGCCACCGGCATCGCCCAGGTTGTCGAGCTCGTCACCCAGCTACGGGGCGAGGCGGGCAAGCGGCAGGTGGCCAACGCCACGGCAGGCCTGGCGCACAACGTCGGCGGTACCGGTGCCACCGCGGTCGTCAACGTCCTGGGGAGGGTGAACTAA
- a CDS encoding Zn-ribbon domain-containing OB-fold protein, whose amino-acid sequence MAVARFWRENEPRYNLTGAKCGNCGRLYFPPRTVCPICHRKSIGKMEPFKLKGTGEVMSFSVVHDAPSQFELQKPYVIAIIQMDEGIRVTGQVIDCDPAEVVIGMKVQAVIRKLGEEGPSGIIHYGYKFMPVVAPAP is encoded by the coding sequence ATGGCGGTTGCAAGGTTCTGGAGAGAGAACGAGCCGAGGTACAACCTTACCGGAGCGAAGTGCGGCAATTGCGGCCGTCTGTACTTCCCGCCGAGGACGGTGTGCCCCATCTGCCACCGTAAGAGCATAGGGAAGATGGAGCCGTTCAAGTTGAAGGGCACCGGAGAGGTCATGAGCTTCTCGGTGGTCCACGACGCCCCGTCGCAGTTCGAGCTGCAGAAGCCGTACGTCATCGCCATCATCCAGATGGACGAAGGCATCCGGGTCACCGGCCAGGTCATCGACTGCGACCCAGCCGAGGTGGTCATCGGCATGAAGGTCCAGGCCGTGATACGGAAGCTCGGAGAGGAGGGACCATCGGGGATCATCCACTACGGCTACAAGTTCATGCCCGTGGTCGCCCCCGCCCCGTGA